One segment of Lytechinus pictus isolate F3 Inbred chromosome 13, Lp3.0, whole genome shotgun sequence DNA contains the following:
- the LOC135153051 gene encoding uncharacterized protein LOC135153051 — MSEQEAGTSAGSSTPSGNGKKKRRLNYTKEEQLQLVEFVKRRKGDLFGKAGFCGVKNDQRKQNTWKELATELRICGGSERDWRELKKKRQELKSRALKCTAHAKLTGGGPPKSIDFISEKVLEAVATEVREGLASSQNEGWLGECTSSQNLEVAALAEDTNQNMDNDEEDLGDDIGDIQVLDNLDTVTQLVTCPPDVIHADLLRISGQLGTIIDLLVMRQRGGKEQ, encoded by the exons ATGTCAGAACAAGAAGCTGGAACGTCAGCTGGGAGCTCAACCCCATCTGGGAATGGCAAG AAGAAAAGAAGGCTAAACTACACCAAAGAGGAGCAGTTGCAGCTGGTGGAATTCGTAAAGAGACGAAAAGGGGACCTGTTCGGGAAGGCAGGGTTTTGTGGAGTGAAG AATGACCAGAGAAAGCAGAATACCTGGAAGGAACTTGCCACGGAATTAAGGATTTGTGGTGGTTCTGAGAGAGATTGGAGAGAATTGAAGAAGAAGAGGCAGGAGCTGAAGAGCAGGGCTCTTAAATGCACGGCCCATGCCAAGCTCACAG GTGGAGGACCCCCAAAGtctattgattttatttctgaaaaGGTGTTGGAAGCAGTAGCAACTGAAGTGAGGGAGGGGCTGGCGAGCTCACAGAATGAAGGTTGGTTGGGT GAATGCACAAGCTCCCAGAATTTGGAGGTTGCTGCCCTAGCCGAAGACACGAACCAGAACATggacaatgatgaagaagactTGGGAGATGATATTGGGGATATTCAGGTTCTTGATAACTTGGACACAGTGACACAACTTGTTACTTGTCCCCCTGATGTTATCCATGCTGACCTGTTGAGAATCAGCGGTCAGTTAGGTACAATAATAGATCTTCTTGTCATGAGACAGCGGGGAGGCAAGGAACAATAA